GGGTGCAGCTCGTCCGTGGCACGGGTGCCGTGGCGGCCGCCAGGCCCTGCCGTCACGGCAGCCCCGACCCCGGTCGGCGGGGATGAGGAAGTCGAGGTGCTCGGGCAGCGCGGGCACGAGGACGAAGCGGGTGTGGGGTGTACTTCGCCATGGCCTCCCCGTCTCTGGTTGGTCATGCGCTCCTACACCAGCGCCTCTTGCCCGGGCGACAGTCCAGGGCGTCTGTGACCAGCCAGAGATCATCCGGTGGTCAGCGGCATGACCTTGCGGTAAATCGGGACCGCGATTACCGCCACGGCTACGTGCATCAGAAGGAGTGCGGCGACGCCAACCGCCCCTCCGACGTCAAACAGGAAAAAGTCAGGGATGAAGGACACTACGATCACGGCCGGGACGAGCCATCCGAGCAGCGCATTGGGGTCTTTGGACGTTCTGCGCGCCACGGCCCAGCCCACGCCGCCCAGGACGGTGCCCACTGCGGTCAGGAAGATGTAGACGCCGGGCTCCAGCGGGCCGAAGTCGTCGGGCTTGTCTGCCACAGCGCGGGCGAGAAGGGCGAGAACGGCGTTGGCCGCGCTCGCGGCAGCGATGGCAGCGAGCACTCCGGCCGCGACGACCATGGGGCCGCGCCGGGCAGGGGTAGTACGAGGGATCGCTGACATGTGAACTTCTTGGACTCCTTGAACAGTTCGCTCGGCTTGTCCGAGCGCATGGAAACAGTGCGGCGGCGTCTACGCCCCGGCGGGACCAAGTCAGGAGGACGCGAGGCGGAGCGTGAGCGCGGCGATGGCCAGCAGGAGCGCGACGAAGGCGTTGGGGCTGCCCTTGATGTCCTTCACGCGCAGGTGCGCGCCGACGGCGCCCACGAAGTAGAGCACCACTCCGATGGCTGCGGCGACACCCAGAGGCCACCACCACATACCCACGATCAGGCCCACTGCGCCCGCGAACTCGGCGGCAGCAAGGAAGGGCAGCATGCCCTGCGACACACCCACCTGCCCCAACCCGTCGACGAGTTTCGGGTCCTTCTTCACCTTGGCGCTGCCTGAAGCAACAAGCAGGAGGGTGAGAAGAACGGCCACTACTACGTATGCAATGAACATGACATAACTCCAACTGATTGCATCTATGCGATGGGTGGTTCGGTCATAACGAGTCCCGCGACGCCGCTCGTACTGATCCGGGCGGATCGCGGAGAAGGCGATCCGCTCGGCGGCGGCTGGGCAGGCGTCAGGAACGCCCCTCCGCCGAATGCCCTTCCCATCCAGTCCGAGCCAGACTCCACGCCGGCGAATCCAGCGCCGGCCCTGTCTCGGCCCACAGAGCCGGGGCGCCTCGCCATCCGCTGCCTACGACACTAGGAAACCCAGATCAGCACTCGCATCCGTGAAGTCCACATACCTGGGGGGAGGGGGTTTCGGCCCCCGGCGGACCGAGAACCGTGCCCCAGCACGGCACTCGGCGGCTCAGTCGCCCCGGAGCAGCAGGTATGCCAGCTCGGTACGGGACCTGACCCCCAGCTTGGCGTAGATCTTCGTGAGGTGGGACTCGACGGTCCGACGGCTGACGTAGAGCTGATCGGCGATCTCCGGATTGGACGCGCCACCCGCTGCGAGCCTGGCGATCCGTTCTTCCTGCGATGTAAGTGTGGTGGCGGCGGCCGCGACAACCGTCCGGGCTCGGGCGCGCTCGCCCGTCGCTTCCAGTTCCGCGCGGGCTCGCTCCGCAAAACCGGCCGCGCCCAGCAAGGAGAACGTCTCGCGGGCCGTGCGCAGGTGTTCCCGTGCTTCGCGGCGCCTGCGCTGCCGCCTGAGCCACTCCCCGTAGAGCAGGTGTGTACGGGCCAGTTGCACCACCGCGCGCGTCTGCTGCAGATACCCGATGGCGGTCCGGTACAGCGCGTCCGCGTGGGTGTCCTGGGCCAGCAGGGCACGGGTCCGCGCGTCCATGCCGAGGCCGAAGGGGGTGCCACTCGCCTGGGCCGACTCGGACAGGCGGTCGGCCGCGCGCCGAGCCAGTTCCGGCTCTTCCGCGCGTGTGGCCGCCTCCGTGAGATCGGGCAGCGCGTTCGTGGCGACGAAGGTGTGCGGGACGAGGAGGGCGAACCGGAGGTGCCTGACCGCTTCCGCGTGCCGTCCGAACCCGAGGTCCAGCAGGCCGAGGCTGTGCGCCGCCATGTCCGCCAGGGTCCCGAGCCGGTGCTGTGTCGCGTACCGGGTGACCGCAGCGGCGAGCACGTGGGTGCGGCCCTCGTCGCCGCGCAGGGCCGCGACCATGGTCTCGCCGGGAGGGGTCTCGCCGGTCACGTTCGGGTAGCCGGTGGTCCGGGCGACCTCGTACGTCTCGTCGTACAGGGCCTGCGCCTCGGTGAAGCGTCCGGCGAGCATCTCGGACTGGGCGCGAGCGCCGAGGCCGAGCGGCAGCATGAGCATGCCGCCAAGGGCGCGCAGAGTCCGTAGGTGCCAGGCGGAGAGTGTGTCGTGGGCGGCGTCGTCCCACAGTTCGACAGCCGCGTATACGCACATTTGGAGGACCGGGCCCGCCTCGTCGGGGTCCAGGGCGGCGATCGCCTCACGGAACAGCGACGCAGCCTCCTTGGGAGCGTCGCTCAACCGAGCGACGAAACCGTCGAGCAACAGGTCCATGGCGATCGGAGGCTCCGACCGAGGTGCCGCCCCCGCCGTTCGTACTGCCGCCAGGAGCGGCTCCGCAGGGGCTCCCTTCCCCAGATGGAGGTACACCCACAGGGCCACCAGATGTGCCCACCGGGATCGCGGTCCGTCCACCGGTTCGAAGGCACGGGCCGCTTCGGTCAGCAGCGGCGCCGCGTCACCTCCCCGTCCCTGGGCTATGGCGAGAAGTCCGCGCATGAGCAGGACCTGTGCCGCCTGGTAGGGGTCTTCGCAGGGCTCCTGCTGGGCCAGCGTGATCAAGTCGCTGCCGGTGTCGAGCGCTCCGACGGCGATGTTCTCCTCGGCGGCGGCGAGGTACCGGGCTGCCCGACGGCAGGGTTCGGTGCTGAGATCGCCCGCTCTGCGGAGGAAGGCAGCCGCCGCGGCCTGCCCGCCGCGCCGACGGGCCCGGTCGGCCGACGCCTCCAGCTCCGCGGCCACGTCGTCGTCCGGCCCGACGACGGCCGAGGCCCGGTGCCAGGCCCGCCGGTCCGGATCCAGGGCGGGGTCTATGGCCTCGGCCAGCACATGATGTGCCCGACGACGCTGTGCCGGCGTCGCACTGGTGAGCACCGCCGCGCGCATCAACGGGTGACGGAAGGCGATGCCGTCCGTGAGGTCGACCAGCCCCGGCATCTGTGCGCGGCCGATCGCCTCGAACGGAGTGCCGAGGGCAGCGCATGCCCGCCGCACCAGCCCCTCGTCTCCTGTCGGATCCGCGGCCGCGACCAGTAGCACGGTCCGAGTGGCCGCGGGCACGCTCCTGACGACGCCGACCAGTGCTTGTTCGAGTCGGACGCCCAACGGCAAAGCCTCGGGCAGCGGGACATGCCCCGTCAGCTGGCCCGGACTCAGGGCGGCCGTGATCTGCCGTAGGGCGAGCGGGTTTCCGCCCGTCTCGGAGATGAGGCGGTCCCGTACGCCCTCGACGACCGGACCGGATGCCACCTCGGCCAGAAGTTCCCGCGCGGCCTCGGGCGCGAGCCCCTCGACGAGAAGTTCATCCAGGCCGTCGAAGGGCAGCCGCACCCCGCAGGTCCCCGTCTCCCGTACAGCGAAGAGGAGCCCCAACGCGTCGCGGTCCGCACGGCGGGCGACGAACGCGAGCACCTCCGCCGACTCCCGGTCCAGCCATTGCACGTCATCGACGACGCACACCAGGGGCGTACTGGACGCGGTGTTCGACAACAGTGTGAGAAGAGCCAGGCCGACGAGCATTCGTCCCACGGGGGCGGGCGGCCGCAGCCCCATCACGATCTCCAGGGCCTCGCGCTGCGGAGTGGGAAGCGACCCCAACCGCTCCCCGTCGAGGTGGCGGGCGACCAGTTGCTGGACGCCGGCGTAGGCGAGACGCATCTCGGACTCGATGCCGGTGATCCGCTTGACCGTGAGTCCTTCGCCGGCCTCGACCGCGTATCCCAGCAGCGCCGTCTTGCCGGTCCCTGCCACGCCGCGCAGTACGAGGGATCTGCTGCGACCCGCCCGGACGTCCGTGAGCAGGGCGTCGATGAGCGCGCACTCCTTCGTGCGCCCGATCAGTGGCATGGGAGTGAGCCTACGACAGCTGTCGGGCAGGCAACTGACCTTGACAGCAACGGTTCCTGTGGCGCAGCCATGTGGAGCTCCCCGTGCGGGCGGTGGCGGTCGATTCCTGGCATGGAGCTCACCGTGCCTCCTCATGCGGAGTTGACGTTCCCATTCCGCACGTGCCATCGAACAACGGTGCAGGCGAACGCTGTTGGACCCTCGGCGAATGGATAGGCTTTGCACCGACCGGGAGTTGGCGCATCCGGGCGAACGGCAACGCGCTCGGAGCTCGAACCCGAAGAGCGGGTCCGGCGAACGATGCGTGCAGGCGGTCGTGGCAGCTCACCGACGTCCCCACAGATGGCTGCGTCAACCGGTGGCGGGACGTCACGCCGGACGGGCAGCCGCGCGCTGCGTCCACGCCAGGTGTCAGCGGGCGGCCGTCCGGGTCCGGCCGGCCCGTCTGCCTTCGCCACGCTTCGGGCGGTGCCCCACGGTGGCCAGGGCGATGGTCACGTAGTGGTCGGCGATCTCCGACGGGGTGAGCGGACCGTCGGGCCGGTACCAGTGCGCGATGCCCTGGCACATCGTCAGAACCGCCCGACTGGCCTCCACCGGGACGGGGATGGTGAACTCGCCGGAGTCCACACCTTCGAGCACGGCGTTGCGCAGCAGCCCTTCCAGCTCGTCACGCAGGGATACGTAGCGGACCCGGTTGTCGGATTCCAGGCTGCGGCTCTCGGTGTCGAGGAAGGCGAGGGGAGCCCGGTAGGTCATGAACAGCACAATGCATTCGACGAGCGCGCAGAAGCGGTCGACGGGGTCGTCGCCGGCTTCCTCGACGGCCGTGCGGCAGCGCCCGAGGACGGATGCAAGTGAGCCCAGCAGCAACTCGACGAGGATGGCCTGCTTGTTCGAATAGTGGTAGTACAGGGCGGGAACCGTCACCCCCACGCGGCGAGCCAGCTCACGGACGGTGGTGGCGTGGTAGCCCTGCTCCACGATGGCGCCGAGAGCGTGGTCGAGGATGGGCGGCAGCTCCAGCGGACCGTACGCCCGCCAGTCGGTGTGTCCGTCTGCACGCAGGTCCGGGACCGGCTCCGACATGCTCTTACCTTCCGAACGAGTGAACTACCGTTCGCTAAGCATACTCATCCTGCAAGTCGACGTACGGCCTGCGGTTCGCCCGCCACGGCCGATCGCCCTTTCAGCATCAGGTGCGCGCGACGGTCGTAGATCAGCGGCGACAGGGCCATAAACACGTCCGGGCGCTCACCCAGAGGGGGGCGGTGGTGTCACGCCGGGACATCCAGTCGCGACTTGAGGTGGCTGAACGTGGCCAGCGAGGATCGACCGTGGTAGTTCCCCATGCCCGATTCGCCGACCCCGCCGAACGGCAGGTCAGGGACCAGCAGCTGCCACATGGCCTGGCCGAAGGCGACGCCGCCGGAGCTGGTCCCGTCAGTCAGGCGGGCACGGGCGGTCTCGTCCTCGGTGAAGCCGTACAGGGCCAGCGGACTGTCGTGGTCATTGATGTACGCGATCGCCTCGTCGAGCCCCTCGACCTCGACGATCGGCAGGATCGGCCCGAGGATCTCCTCCTGCATCACCGGGTCCGCGGGACTGACGCCGACGAGGACCGTCGGCGCCACATACCTGTCATCACGGTCACTCTGTCCGCCGACGACGGTACGCCCGGAAGAGCTCAGCAGCCTCTCCACTCGGTCGAAGTGGCGCTCATTGACCAGGCGCCCGAATCTCGGGGAACGCGAAGGGTCCTCGCCATACAGGTCGGTGACGACGTCGCGCAGCTTCTCGGCGAGCCTGGCGGAGGTTGCCCGGTCGGTGAGCACGTAGTCGGGGGCGACGCAGGTCTGGCCCGCGTTGGCGAACTTGCTCTCGGCCAGACGACGGGCCGCGATGTCCAGGTCCGTGGTGGAGTCCACGAACACCGGGCACTTTCCGCCGAGTTCGAGGGTGACGGGGGTGAGGTGTTCGGCGGCGGCCCGGGCGACGACGCGGCCGACGGCGCCGTTCCCGGTGTAGAAGATGTGGTCGAAGCGCTGTGCGAGCAGGGCGGTGGTCTCGGGCGCGGCTCCCTCGACCACGGCCACCGCCTCGCTGTCCAGGTAGGCGGCGACGCGGCGGGCGAACAACGCCGAAGTGGCCGGGGCGAGTTCACTCGGCTTGACGACCACCGTGTTGCCGGCGGCGAGCGCGCCGATCATCGGCATGGCCAGGAGGTGTACCGGATGGTTCCACGGTCCGATGATCAAAACGACGCCGAGGGGGTCGTAGGAGGTGGAGGCCGTGGTGCCGGGCGGCATCGGCGAACCGTCGACGGGGACCGGCTGAGGCCGGAGCCACTCGTCGAGGTGGCGTAGAACGTGGTCGATCTCGCGGACACTCGCGTTGACCTCGGCCCTCAGGGAATCCTGGTGGGGCCGCTGCAGGTCCTCGTAGACGGCGTCGGTGATGCCGACGGAGTTCTCGGTCAGCAGGTCGCGCAGCCTGCCGAGCTGTTCGCGGCGCCAGGCGACGGGCCGGGTACGGCCGGAGCGGAAGGTCCCGCGAAGGCGGTCGACGAGGGCGGCCGCGTCGAAGGAGAGGGGCGCCATGACGTACTCCAGAAGGAAGAGAAGAGCGAAGAAGCATCTGGCCCCCGCCCGCCGATCGGCAGACCGCGGTTCGTCGATGCCGATCAGCCGTTCGCGAACGGGTACTCGCCGGAACAGGCGAGTGCGGCGAAGGCCGTGATAGTCATGCGTTCGACCTGGTCCTTTGTCGGCTGCGAGCCCTGACTTACGGAACCAGGGTGCGAGCGGCTGCGCCAAGGAGGCATCGGGGAGTTCCGCAGGCCTGGGACGCGGAGCCGCCGGTGAAGCCCCGCACGCGATGCTCAGTGCGGCATGACCCGCGCCAGCTCCGTGCGCGAGGAGACGCCGAGCTTGGCGTACACGCGCGTGAGGTGGGATTCCACCGTGCGGCGACTGACGTACAGCTGTTCGGCGATCGCAGGATTGGAGACGCCTTCGGCGGCGAGGCGGGCGATGCGCTCCTCCTGCGAGGTGAGGGTTTCCAGGGCGGTGTGCTCACGGCGCAGGTGTTCGCCGGTGGCCTCCAGCTCCGCACGGGCGCGGGCGGCGAAGACCGCCATGCCGAGCGAGTCGAACAGGCGCAGAGCGGCCCGCAGTCGGGCTCGGGACTCCTGTTTGCGGCGCTGTCGGCGCAGCCACTCGCCGTACAGGAGGTGGGTGCGGGCGAGCGCGATGGTGGCGCGGGTCTCGCGGAGCCGGTCGATCGCCGTGCGGTACAGCTCATCGGTCCGCGTGTCGGGTGCGTCGGCCGCCTCGCTCAGCACGGCGCGCGTCTTGGCGGCCATGCCCAGCCCGTACGACGTACCCGAGGCTTGCGTGAGTGAGTCGAGCCGGTGCGCGGCCCGTGCGGCCAACTCCGGCTCACCGCTGCGAGCCGCGGCTTCGGCCAGGTCGGGCAGAGCCTCGGTGGCCACGAAGGAGTGCGAGGCGTCGAGGGCGAACCGCAGGTGGTCGAGAGCCTGCGGGTAACGCCCGGCACCGATGTCGGCGAGCGCCAGAGCGTGAGACACGGCGTCGGCAAGCGTGCCGAGCCTGTGTGCGGCGGCGTGCCGCTGGACCTCCGCCGCCAGCCGGGCGGCCTGATCCGCGTCTCCGCGCAGCGCGGCCACGGTGACCTCGCCGGGCGGTACCGTTCCGATGATCCCCGGATTGCCGGTGATCGCGGAGAGCTCGCGCACCGAGTCGTAGAGCGCTTCCGCTTCGGCGAGTCGGCCGGCAAGGAGCTCTGCCTGTCCTCGCGCGGTGAGAGCCAGGGGGAGGACGGGGAGGCCCCCCAGGGTTCGGGTCGTGCGCAAGTGCTGGGCGGAGAGAGTGTCCTGGGCGCGGTCGTCCCACAGCTCGACGGCCGCGTACAGGGCGGCTTCGACTTCGGGGCCTGCCTTGTCGGCGGGGAGTACCGTGACGGCCTCACGGAAAAAGCCAGCGGCCGCTTTGTCGTCTCCGGCCTCTCGCGCCGCGTACGCCTTGAGGATCAGATGCGCGACGTGCGGCGGACTGTCGGCCGGGGGCTCGGGCAGCAGCGCGAACGCCCCCAGCAACTCCTGTACCGCTCCCGTCGGCGCGTGACGTCCCGCATGCAGAAGGGCCTGCAGAGCAATCAGGTACGTCCAGCGGGCACGTCGAGGGTGGCGGGGCGCGAGGGCGTCGCCGGCGGAGGCCAGGACAGCAGCGGCGTCGGTGCCTTCGCCGCGCATCATGAGCGTCACGCCACGCACCAGACGGGCGCGGGCCTCGATGTCCGCTTCGGTGCACGGCTCGCGTTCGGCCCGCTCCACCAAGGCGTCGCCGGTGTCGAGGGAGCCGGCGGCGAGCGCGGCCTGGGCCGCGTCCAGAAACCGGCCGGCGCGTCGGCACGGGTCGACACTCATCTCGGCGGCCCGGCGCAGGAATGCGGCGGCCGTGGACAGGCCACCCCTTCGCTGCGCCCGCTCGGCGGAGGCCGCCAGTTCGCCGGCGATCTCCTCGTCCTCCCCCGGCGCGCCCGCCGCACGGTGCCAGGCACGGCGGTCGGGATCCACGACCGGGTCGGTCGCCTCGGCCAGCGCCCGGTGCGCCCGGCGGCGCACGTCCGCGTCGACATGCGCGAGCAACGCCGAGCGCAGCAACTGATGGGGGAAGCCCAGCTTGTCGCCGCGGCGGAGGAGACCGGCGCGTTCGGCATCCACCAGACGGTCCCCGTCCAGCCCGAGCGCCTCGGCGGCTCGCCGGACCAGAGGCTCGTCCCCCGTCGGATCGGCGGCGGCCACCACGAGGACGTCCAGCGACATGGGCGGGAGGGCCCGCGCGGCAGCCAGCAGGCTCTGTTCCAGGTAGGAGCCGATGGGCAGGGCGTCCGGCAGCGAGGCGCGACCGGTCAGCCGGTCGGAGTCGAGGTTGTCGGTCAGCTGCAGCAGTGCCAGCGGATTACCGCCCGTCTCCGTGAACAACCGCCCGGCCACCCACTCCGGCACGGACACCCCTGCCGCAGTGGCGACGAGCGCGTGCGCCGCCGTGCTGTCCAGGCCGCCGACGTACAGGTCGTCCAGTCCGTCGAAAGGGGCGAAAGGCTGGTCCGCCCGATCCAGTCGCACCGCGAGCACCACCGCCAGCGCCTCGCCGCGAGAACGGCGGGCCACGAAAGCGAGCATCGTCGCGGACTCCTCGTCCAGCCACTGCGCGTCGTCCACCAGCAGTGCGATCGGCCGCGTCTCAGCCGCCTCCGCCAGCAGGTTGAGTACCGCCATGCCCATGAGCATCCGCCCGTGGGCCGCCGCCTCGCGCAGTCCGAGCACGCCTTCGAGCGCCTCCCGCTGCAGCCCGGGCAAGCGGTCCAGCAATTCCTCCAGCGACGGCCCGCCCGTCTCCAGCGAGAGCAACAATTGCTGCACGCCGGCGTATGGCAGGGCGGCCTCGGAGGCGACGCCGTCGGCCCGAACGACACACAGTCCCGCGGCGGACTTCGCGGCGTACGCGAGGAGGGCGCTACGACCCACTCCGGCCGCCCCGCGCAGCACCAGGGCCCCACCACGTCCGTCCCGCGCGCGTGCGAACAGCTCGTCGATGGCGGCGCGCTCCCGCGCACGTCCAAGAAGTTCCACGTCGCGAGCGTACGACAGAGCGTGCCGGACCACCGATGCGGACGGAAGGTCTGCGTGCGTGAGGTCAGGGTGGCCACCGTGGTGGACCTGGGCAGCCTCCAACCGCTGTCGGGGATCATCGGCGATGGTCGGCGACCCAAATTGGCGCTCACCGACGAGGACATCGAAACCGCCCACGTCGAGCACGACAGGCATCGCCGCCGCGGCGCCGACTACACCGGCCCACCCCCTTACTCAGGGCGTCTCGATGACCTGTTCGGCCCAGATGGTCTTTCCGGTCGGGGAGTACCGAGCGCCCCAGCGCTGAGTGAGCTGAGCAACGAGGAAGAGCCCGCGGCCCCCCTCGTCGGTCAGTCGGGCCCGTCGAAGGTGGGGGCTGGTGCTGCTGCCGTCGCATACCTCGCAGATCAGGGAGCGGTCCTTGATCAGCCGCAGACGGATGGGGTCGGAGCCGTAGCGGATGGCGTTGGTGACCAGTTCGCTGACCACGAGCTCCGTGGTGAACAACGTATCCTCCAGCCCCCATGCGGTGAGCTGTTCGCCGACCTGTTTGCGCATCTCGCCCACGACGACGGGGTCGTTGGGCAAGTCCCAGCTGGCGACCTGGTGCTCGTCGAGGATCCGGGTGCGGGCGAGAAGCAGGGCGATGTCGTCGGTGCGTGAGCTGGAGTCCGAGTGCAGGGCCCCCAGCGTGATGTCGCAGAGCTCTTCGAGTGAGGAAACGGGCGAGGCGAGGGTGCGGCGCAGCTCATCGATGCGGTCGTCGATGTCTTGGTCACGGGCCTCGATGAGGCCGTCGGTGAACAGGGCCAGCAAGCTCCCTTCGGGCAGGGTGACCTCCGTCGTCTCGAAGGGCAGGCTGCCCAGGCCGAGAGGAGGACCGGCGGGTACGTCGACGATCTGTGTGGTGCCGTCCGGGTGTACCAGGATGGGCGAAGGGTGACCGGCCCGGGCCAGCGAGCAACTGCCGGAAACCGGGTCGTAGACGGCGTAGAGGCAGGTGGCGCCTACGTCACCGGGGATCGTGTCGGGGCCCTCGTCGCCGCCCTCGGTGGCTCCTCCATCAGCGTGGGTCACGATGTCGTCGAGATGGGTGAGGAGCTCGTCGGGCGGCAGGTCGATGTCGGCGAGGGTGCGCACCGCCGTACGCAGCCGCCCCATGGTGGCGGAGGCGGTGATGCCGTGGCCGACGACATCACCGACGATCAGGCCGACCCGCGCGCCCGGCAACGGGATCACGTCGAACCAGTCGCCCCCGACCTCGGCTTCGCCGCCCGCGGGCAGATAGCGGGCGGCGGTCTCCACAGCGGGGTGCGTGGTCGGGCCGTGCGGCAGCAGGGTACGTTGCAGCGCCAGTGCGATGCCGCGTTCGCGGGTGAATCGGCGGGCGTTGTCCAGGCAGACCGCCGCCCGGGCCACCAGGTCCTCGGTGACAGCCAGGTCGTCGGCGGAGAAGGGCTCGGGGCTGCGGCCGTGGCGGAGGAACAGGGCCACACCAAGCGTGGTGCCGCGGGCGCGAATGGGCACGGTGATCAGCGAGTGCGTCCCGTCGGTGCGGGCCTGGGCAGCCTGGCCGGGGTCGTCGGCGAGCCATTGCACGATGTGGGGGTCGGTGATCCGATGGAGTTCCGCCCTGCCGGTGGCCAGGCAACGGGCGATGGGTGATGACGCCGGGTGCAGCTGCACGTGCGCGGGTGTCGGGCCGTGCTCCGTCCGGTGCGTGGAGGCCGTCAGGTGCGCGGCTCGCTGAAGCAGAACGGGACCGGACATCACAGGTGCCGGCAAGTCGCCCTGGAAAACGGCGTCCAGCACGTCCACGCTGACCGTGTCGGCGAAACGGGAGACCGCCACATCGGCGAGCTCGCGGGCCGTGCCTGCCACGTCCAGGCTCGTGCCGATGCGGGTCCTGGCCTCGCTCATCAGTGCCAGGCGCTTCCGAGATCCGTACAACTCGGAGTAGTCGTACGCCGCCAGGGCCACCGCGTGCACCTGCTCGGCGGAGTTCTTGAGCGGGAAGATGTCGACGGCCCAGGCATGCGCCTTCGGCTCGCCCGGGAGCCTGACGAAAAACTCATCGGACTCCGGCCGTCCGGTCGCTGCCACGCGCAGGGCGCGCGCTTCGGCCTGGGCGTACTCCTCCCCCTTGAGATATTCGGTTGCGCGCCGACCACGGGTATCCGCCTCGCGGACATGGATCGCCTGGGCCATCGCCTGGTTCTGCAGGAGCGTCCGACCCTCGCGGTCCGTGATCGAGAGAGGGACGGGCAACTGGTCGAACAGCCACCGACGCAGCTGGTCGTCCAAGGGTGGCTCCGCGCCGTCCCGGCGCACGGCTGTGAACAGGAAACCGGCCTGCGCCTCTCCGCTCGGCAACGAGGACAGGTACCCCTGCACATCCAGTGGGCGACCGTCGCGATGTCTCAGCGCCGTGCCGTCTACGGTGAACAGCTCGGCCAGGGGCCTGCCGAAGACGTCATCGAGGGCGTACCCGAACAGGGCCTGTGCTCCGGTGCTCCACTGGAGCACCCTGCCCTCGGCGTCCAGCAGGGCGACGACCGCACGCGTCTCCAGAAGGGAGCTGGCCGACACCGCGGCGAACGGCCCGGACATCGCATCGAAGTTCGTCATGCTGACCTACCCGGCCCTCATACCGATGTCCACCACCGTCTGACGAGATCGATGGCCAGGCAAGGAGCAGATGCCTATCAGCCACACTACCGGCTCACCGCGAAGCCAGGACAAAGGATCATCAAACGGACCCATTCAGCCTCGGATGCGCTGCCCTTCGACAGTCCTCCGGGAAGGCTGGTGAGCATCCAACAGCAGGGCCGAGGGCGACGCACTAACGAGACTGTTCGTCAGACGCTGCGCGTCCCCTAATGGCGCCGGTTGCCACATGTCCCCCACCCGACACCGAGACCCTCCCATCGGGAGCAACTGCCCGGGTGAGCAGACCCTCAGCCCGAGCCGGCCGAAGGAGTGCGTCGCGTAGCGGCTCCGCTCGTCCCCTGCGGCCCTACTCCGGAGCGCATCCGCGCAGGATGTAGGCGATCACGTCGTCCAGCTGCCCCTCGGTCGCCTCCGGGGCGAGCAGGCCGCTCACCGCCATGCCGGCGAAGCCGTGCAGCGTCATGAGGGCAGGAAGCGCGACGCGTTCGGGCAGCCCCTCCCGGACCTCGCCCAAGCGCTGACCCTCGGCTATCAGCCCGACGGTCTGCTCGTAATAGCGGTGGACGGAAGCAGTCAGCGCCTCCGAAGCCTGGGGGTCGTGCTTGATCGAGTACATCAGGTCGAGCAGC
This genomic interval from Streptomyces sp. B21-083 contains the following:
- a CDS encoding ATP-binding SpoIIE family protein phosphatase, with the protein product MTNFDAMSGPFAAVSASSLLETRAVVALLDAEGRVLQWSTGAQALFGYALDDVFGRPLAELFTVDGTALRHRDGRPLDVQGYLSSLPSGEAQAGFLFTAVRRDGAEPPLDDQLRRWLFDQLPVPLSITDREGRTLLQNQAMAQAIHVREADTRGRRATEYLKGEEYAQAEARALRVAATGRPESDEFFVRLPGEPKAHAWAVDIFPLKNSAEQVHAVALAAYDYSELYGSRKRLALMSEARTRIGTSLDVAGTARELADVAVSRFADTVSVDVLDAVFQGDLPAPVMSGPVLLQRAAHLTASTHRTEHGPTPAHVQLHPASSPIARCLATGRAELHRITDPHIVQWLADDPGQAAQARTDGTHSLITVPIRARGTTLGVALFLRHGRSPEPFSADDLAVTEDLVARAAVCLDNARRFTRERGIALALQRTLLPHGPTTHPAVETAARYLPAGGEAEVGGDWFDVIPLPGARVGLIVGDVVGHGITASATMGRLRTAVRTLADIDLPPDELLTHLDDIVTHADGGATEGGDEGPDTIPGDVGATCLYAVYDPVSGSCSLARAGHPSPILVHPDGTTQIVDVPAGPPLGLGSLPFETTEVTLPEGSLLALFTDGLIEARDQDIDDRIDELRRTLASPVSSLEELCDITLGALHSDSSSRTDDIALLLARTRILDEHQVASWDLPNDPVVVGEMRKQVGEQLTAWGLEDTLFTTELVVSELVTNAIRYGSDPIRLRLIKDRSLICEVCDGSSTSPHLRRARLTDEGGRGLFLVAQLTQRWGARYSPTGKTIWAEQVIETP
- a CDS encoding ATP-binding protein; protein product: MELLGRARERAAIDELFARARDGRGGALVLRGAAGVGRSALLAYAAKSAAGLCVVRADGVASEAALPYAGVQQLLLSLETGGPSLEELLDRLPGLQREALEGVLGLREAAAHGRMLMGMAVLNLLAEAAETRPIALLVDDAQWLDEESATMLAFVARRSRGEALAVVLAVRLDRADQPFAPFDGLDDLYVGGLDSTAAHALVATAAGVSVPEWVAGRLFTETGGNPLALLQLTDNLDSDRLTGRASLPDALPIGSYLEQSLLAAARALPPMSLDVLVVAAADPTGDEPLVRRAAEALGLDGDRLVDAERAGLLRRGDKLGFPHQLLRSALLAHVDADVRRRAHRALAEATDPVVDPDRRAWHRAAGAPGEDEEIAGELAASAERAQRRGGLSTAAAFLRRAAEMSVDPCRRAGRFLDAAQAALAAGSLDTGDALVERAEREPCTEADIEARARLVRGVTLMMRGEGTDAAAVLASAGDALAPRHPRRARWTYLIALQALLHAGRHAPTGAVQELLGAFALLPEPPADSPPHVAHLILKAYAAREAGDDKAAAGFFREAVTVLPADKAGPEVEAALYAAVELWDDRAQDTLSAQHLRTTRTLGGLPVLPLALTARGQAELLAGRLAEAEALYDSVRELSAITGNPGIIGTVPPGEVTVAALRGDADQAARLAAEVQRHAAAHRLGTLADAVSHALALADIGAGRYPQALDHLRFALDASHSFVATEALPDLAEAAARSGEPELAARAAHRLDSLTQASGTSYGLGMAAKTRAVLSEAADAPDTRTDELYRTAIDRLRETRATIALARTHLLYGEWLRRQRRKQESRARLRAALRLFDSLGMAVFAARARAELEATGEHLRREHTALETLTSQEERIARLAAEGVSNPAIAEQLYVSRRTVESHLTRVYAKLGVSSRTELARVMPH